The following coding sequences lie in one Apium graveolens cultivar Ventura chromosome 3, ASM990537v1, whole genome shotgun sequence genomic window:
- the LOC141712076 gene encoding ATP-dependent RNA helicase-like protein DB10 isoform X1 produces the protein MAATKSAGIRYAPEDPSLPKPWRGLVDGKTGYIYFWNPETNVTQYQKPSASQVKPDEPDKCVAESINISVEVQQSSQVPNQEIATNDDDDKNGRGSDNRPKADSGGNNYQGDKKEADRHNILHSSGGSLDGKSSDQVDVLPAVRSGPSAESYRRQHEITVTGDNVPPPFTSFEAIGLPSEILREVLNAGFSYPTPIQAQSWSIAFQNRDIVAIAKTGSGKTLGYLMPAFRHLMQRRNNPQLGPTVLVLSPTRELATQIQDEAVKFGKSSKISSTCLYGGAPKGPQLRDLDRGTHIVVATPGRLNDILQMGRVNLGQISYMVLDEADRMLDMGFEPQIRKIVKEIPARRQTLMYTATWPKEVRKIAADLLVKPVQVNIGNVDELVANKSITQHVEIVSSMEKQRRVEQIVRSQEPGSKIIIFCSTKRMCDQLSRNLSHQFGAAAIHGDKNQSERDNVLNQFRTGKSPILVATDVAARGLDVKDIRVVINYDFPTGIEDYVHRIGRTGRAGSTGVAHTFFNDQDAKHASDLIKILEGANQRVPDEIRDMASRGGFGFSRSRWGSGPGKAYDSGYGGGDSGGRGSERESQDSDKYGSSGYDVDAPSSYHAKSFHQSMIQGPDKQQRSRSRSPSKGGNDADTLPGSYQAKSFHESMVSRPEKRSRSRSPSGSGTGDHCGRSRSRSRSADRFDSSSQGQEHSPLQSFHKAMMERS, from the exons ATGGCTGCTACTAAAAGCGCTGGTATACGATATGCCCCAGAAGATCCCTCACTTCCTAAACCATGGAGAGGCCTGGTTGATGGTAAGACCGGATATATATACTTTTGGAATCCAGAGACCAATGTTACTCAATATCAGAAGCCTAGCGCTTCACAAGTAAAACCAGATGAACCTGATAAATGTGTGGCAGAGTCTATTAACATATCAGTTGAAGTTCAACAATCTTCGCAAGTGCCAAATCAGGAAATTGCTACCAATGATGATGACGATAAAAATGGCAGAGGCAGCGATAATAGACCAAAGGCTGACTCTGGTGGAAACAATTATCAG GGTGACAAAAAAGAAGCAGACCGACACAATATCCTGCATAGTTCAGGTGGTTCATTGGACGGTAAGTCTTCTGACCAAGTTGACGTGTTGCCAGCTGTCAGAAGTGGTCCATCTGCTGAGTCTTACCGCCGCCAGCATGAAATAACTGTAACT GGAGACAATGTGCCCCCGCCTTTTACATCATTCGAAGCAATTGGTTTACCTTCAGAGATACTTCGAGAG GTACTCAATGCTGGGTTTTCTTACCCTACTCCCATACAGGCGCAATCATGGTCTATTGCTTTTCAAAATCGGGATATTGTAGCCATTGCTAAGACTGGTTCAGGGAAAACCTTGGGATACTTGATGCCGGCATTTAGGCATCTCATGCAACGTCGTAATAATCCTCAGTTGGGTCCCACAGTTTTGGTCTTGTCACCAACGAGGGAATTGGCAACACAAATTCAAGACGAAGCTGTGAAGTTTGGGAAGTCATCAAAAATATCTAGCACG TGTTTGTACGGAGGAGCGCCAAAGGGTCCCCAACTTAGAGACTTGGACAGAGGAACGCATATTGTTGTTGCTACTCCAGGTCGTTTAAATGATATCCTACAGATGGGACGAGTTAACCTTGGCCAGATTTCATACATGGTTCTGGATGAGGCAGATCGCATGCTGGACATGGGGTTTGAGCCGCAGATTAGAAAAATTGTAAAAGAGATCCCTGCACGCAGGCAGACCCTTATGTACACTGCCACCTGGCCCAAGGAGGTCCGGAAAATTGCAGCTGATTTGTTAGTTAAACCGGTTCAAGTTAACATTGGCAATGTTGATGAACTTGTCGCAAACAAATCTATTACACAG CATGTCGAAATTGTCTCATCAATGGAAAAGCAAAGAAGAGTAGAGCAGATAGTGAGATCTCAAGAACCAGGATCTAAAATCATTATATTCTGTTCAACAAAGAGGATGTGTGATCAGCTTTCACGAAATTTAAGTCACCAGTTTGGAGCTGCAGCCATTCATGGAGATAAAAATCAGAGTGAGAGGGACAATGTACTAAACCAATTCCGCACAGGTAAATCTCCAATTCTTGTCGCCACTGATGTTGCAGCTCGTGGACTGGACGTAAAAGATATAAG GGTGGTGATCAACTATGACTTCCCTACAGGAATTGAGGATTATGTTCACAGAATTGGAAGAACCGGAAGAGCTGGTTCCACTGGAGTGGCTCATACATTTTTCAATGACCAGGATGCGAAGCATGCTTCAGACCTTATCAAAATTTTGGAAGGAGCAAATCAACGAGTtcctgatgagatcagagataTGGCTTCACGTGGTGGATTTGGATTTTCTAGGAGCCGTTGGGGTTCTGGTCCTGGTAAGGCTTATGATTCAGGATATGGTGGAGGGGATAGTGGTGGTCGTGGTTCTGAGAGAGAGTCTCAGGACAG TGACAAATATGGCAGCAGTGGATATGATGTTGACGCTCCAAGTAGCTATCATGCAAAGAGCTTTCACCAAAGCATGATTCAAGGTCCAGATAAACAACAAAGAAGCCGTAGCAGAAGCCCCAGTAAGGGCGGCAATGATGCAGACACTCTTCCTGGAAGCTATCAAGCTAAGAGCTTTCATGAAAGCATGGTTTCTCGGCCAGAGAAGCGAAGTCGTAGTAGAAGCCCTAGTGGGAGTGGTACAGGAGATCATTGTGGGCGAAGCCGTAGTCGCAGCAGAAGTGCTGACCGTTTTGATAGTTCTTCACAAGGACAAGAGCACTCTCCATTGCAGAGTTTTCATAAAGCCATGATGGAACGGTCTTGA
- the LOC141712076 gene encoding DEAD-box ATP-dependent RNA helicase 14-like isoform X2 translates to MAATKSAGIRYAPEDPSLPKPWRGLVDGKTGYIYFWNPETNVTQYQKPSASQVKPDEPDKCVAESINISVEVQQSSQVPNQEIATNDDDDKNGRGSDNRPKADSGGNNYQGDKKEADRHNILHSSGGSLDGKSSDQVDVLPAVRSGPSAESYRRQHEITVTGDNVPPPFTSFEAIGLPSEILREVLNAGFSYPTPIQAQSWSIAFQNRDIVAIAKTGSGKTLGYLMPAFRHLMQRRNNPQLGPTVLVLSPTRELATQIQDEAVKFGKSSKISSTCLYGGAPKGPQLRDLDRGTHIVVATPGRLNDILQMGRVNLGQISYMVLDEADRMLDMGFEPQIRKIVKEIPARRQTLMYTATWPKEVRKIAADLLVKPVQVNIGNVDELVANKSITQHVEIVSSMEKQRRVEQIVRSQEPGSKIIIFCSTKRMCDQLSRNLSHQFGAAAIHGDKNQSERDNVLNQFRTGKSPILVATDVAARGLDVKDIRVVINYDFPTGIEDYVHRIGRTGRAGSTGVAHTFFNDQDAKHASDLIKILEGANQRVPDEIRDMASRGGFGFSRSRWGSGPVTNMAAVDMMLTLQVAIMQRAFTKA, encoded by the exons ATGGCTGCTACTAAAAGCGCTGGTATACGATATGCCCCAGAAGATCCCTCACTTCCTAAACCATGGAGAGGCCTGGTTGATGGTAAGACCGGATATATATACTTTTGGAATCCAGAGACCAATGTTACTCAATATCAGAAGCCTAGCGCTTCACAAGTAAAACCAGATGAACCTGATAAATGTGTGGCAGAGTCTATTAACATATCAGTTGAAGTTCAACAATCTTCGCAAGTGCCAAATCAGGAAATTGCTACCAATGATGATGACGATAAAAATGGCAGAGGCAGCGATAATAGACCAAAGGCTGACTCTGGTGGAAACAATTATCAG GGTGACAAAAAAGAAGCAGACCGACACAATATCCTGCATAGTTCAGGTGGTTCATTGGACGGTAAGTCTTCTGACCAAGTTGACGTGTTGCCAGCTGTCAGAAGTGGTCCATCTGCTGAGTCTTACCGCCGCCAGCATGAAATAACTGTAACT GGAGACAATGTGCCCCCGCCTTTTACATCATTCGAAGCAATTGGTTTACCTTCAGAGATACTTCGAGAG GTACTCAATGCTGGGTTTTCTTACCCTACTCCCATACAGGCGCAATCATGGTCTATTGCTTTTCAAAATCGGGATATTGTAGCCATTGCTAAGACTGGTTCAGGGAAAACCTTGGGATACTTGATGCCGGCATTTAGGCATCTCATGCAACGTCGTAATAATCCTCAGTTGGGTCCCACAGTTTTGGTCTTGTCACCAACGAGGGAATTGGCAACACAAATTCAAGACGAAGCTGTGAAGTTTGGGAAGTCATCAAAAATATCTAGCACG TGTTTGTACGGAGGAGCGCCAAAGGGTCCCCAACTTAGAGACTTGGACAGAGGAACGCATATTGTTGTTGCTACTCCAGGTCGTTTAAATGATATCCTACAGATGGGACGAGTTAACCTTGGCCAGATTTCATACATGGTTCTGGATGAGGCAGATCGCATGCTGGACATGGGGTTTGAGCCGCAGATTAGAAAAATTGTAAAAGAGATCCCTGCACGCAGGCAGACCCTTATGTACACTGCCACCTGGCCCAAGGAGGTCCGGAAAATTGCAGCTGATTTGTTAGTTAAACCGGTTCAAGTTAACATTGGCAATGTTGATGAACTTGTCGCAAACAAATCTATTACACAG CATGTCGAAATTGTCTCATCAATGGAAAAGCAAAGAAGAGTAGAGCAGATAGTGAGATCTCAAGAACCAGGATCTAAAATCATTATATTCTGTTCAACAAAGAGGATGTGTGATCAGCTTTCACGAAATTTAAGTCACCAGTTTGGAGCTGCAGCCATTCATGGAGATAAAAATCAGAGTGAGAGGGACAATGTACTAAACCAATTCCGCACAGGTAAATCTCCAATTCTTGTCGCCACTGATGTTGCAGCTCGTGGACTGGACGTAAAAGATATAAG GGTGGTGATCAACTATGACTTCCCTACAGGAATTGAGGATTATGTTCACAGAATTGGAAGAACCGGAAGAGCTGGTTCCACTGGAGTGGCTCATACATTTTTCAATGACCAGGATGCGAAGCATGCTTCAGACCTTATCAAAATTTTGGAAGGAGCAAATCAACGAGTtcctgatgagatcagagataTGGCTTCACGTGGTGGATTTGGATTTTCTAGGAGCCGTTGGGGTTCTGGTCCTG TGACAAATATGGCAGCAGTGGATATGATGTTGACGCTCCAAGTAGCTATCATGCAAAGAGCTTTCACCAAAGCATGA